In the Ruminococcus sp. OA3 genome, one interval contains:
- a CDS encoding chitobiase/beta-hexosaminidase C-terminal domain-containing protein yields the protein MKTAVPTSYPEPGTYDYSGVHVDLRTATPEAVIHYTADGSEPTRNSPVYRQEDGLITLPSASDRDQTVKTETTIRAFAVREGWEDSEKVSFRYCIKLPARTQYRYRVMQQKEGQPTILRIMDFDRDKLYFVLGKKRGLLIDLGYDPDGDLKGFADLLAGGVPWDAIVLHGHPDHIQQGKRMLDAGVKVYMNSRDNELVRSFGYEPEGFLEVDEGYVFDLGGCRLKTYAMPGHTPGSVLLVNEETGDIFSSDAFGCNIELAPGSGWLQFGNPESAMERYLSALQAFRCKTGHCPDGRLYNGHDDHVLDARLYLNNLERAVQRAVDEGEKGLRPTLRPAADSFGSTKITIEGDFCVDLHYAALNLGILFTEGLNESNNALLSYVHFPDAKCEPPFNPYQTEYILKSKGNDMILCPISSSTNSRIYIDQREVRSKSEFSMPVVKGESFCISVTAPDGKTRKQYRFCLSDIQ from the coding sequence TTGAAAACAGCAGTACCAACCAGTTATCCAGAACCCGGTACATATGACTACAGTGGTGTACATGTAGATCTTCGGACAGCTACGCCGGAGGCGGTAATCCACTATACTGCGGATGGATCAGAACCAACGAGAAACAGTCCTGTTTACCGTCAGGAGGACGGACTGATTACACTTCCAAGCGCCAGCGACCGTGATCAAACAGTAAAAACAGAGACCACGATCCGTGCATTTGCAGTCCGGGAAGGATGGGAAGACAGTGAGAAAGTAAGCTTTCGTTATTGTATCAAGCTGCCCGCGCGTACACAGTACCGCTATCGTGTGATGCAGCAGAAAGAAGGGCAGCCGACAATTCTGAGAATCATGGATTTTGACCGTGATAAGCTGTACTTTGTGTTAGGGAAAAAACGGGGTCTGCTGATTGATCTGGGGTACGATCCAGACGGGGATTTGAAAGGATTTGCAGATTTGCTGGCAGGCGGCGTGCCATGGGACGCCATCGTACTTCACGGTCATCCGGATCATATTCAACAGGGGAAGCGGATGCTGGATGCAGGGGTTAAAGTTTACATGAATTCCAGGGATAATGAACTGGTGCGGTCTTTTGGATATGAACCGGAAGGCTTCCTGGAGGTTGACGAAGGTTATGTGTTCGACCTGGGCGGATGCCGTCTGAAAACATATGCGATGCCGGGACATACGCCCGGGTCTGTTCTGCTGGTCAATGAAGAGACGGGTGACATCTTTTCATCAGATGCATTTGGCTGCAATATTGAACTGGCACCGGGTTCCGGGTGGCTGCAATTTGGGAATCCTGAGAGTGCGATGGAACGTTATCTGTCTGCACTTCAGGCATTTCGGTGTAAGACTGGTCATTGTCCAGACGGAAGACTGTATAATGGTCATGACGACCATGTGCTGGATGCGCGCCTTTATCTGAATAATCTTGAGCGGGCGGTCCAGCGGGCAGTGGATGAGGGCGAAAAAGGTCTTAGACCTACCCTTCGGCCGGCGGCAGATTCTTTTGGATCAACAAAGATTACCATAGAAGGGGATTTCTGTGTGGACCTGCATTATGCAGCGCTGAATCTGGGCATTTTATTTACCGAGGGCTTAAATGAAAGTAATAATGCATTGCTGAGCTACGTACATTTTCCGGATGCGAAGTGCGAACCACCGTTCAATCCTTACCAAACAGAGTATATCCTGAAGAGCAAAGGAAACGATATGATATTATGCCCGATTTCATCGTCGACCAACAGCAGGATCTATATTGATCAAAGGGAAGTGAGATCAAAATCAGAGTTTTCAATGCCTGTCGTAAAGGGCGAAAGTTTTTGCATTTCAGTGACGGCGCCCGATGGCAAAACAAGAAAACAATATCGATTCTGTCTGTCAGATATTCAGTGA
- a CDS encoding NCS2 family permease has product MEKLFKLKEHNTTVRTEVTAGITTFLTMAYILAVNPNLLGASGMDSGAVFTATALASALATCIMALWANYPLVLSASMGLNAYFTYTVCLQDLKGIEDPWRIALTAVFIEGVIFIILSFFRLRESIANAIPTNLKHGITAGIGLFIALIGLKSSGVVVANDATLVDLGHFSSPQMVLCMAGVLIIAIMNHFHIKASILWGILITWGLGILAQLTGWYAVNAENPSLLPTFTAASFVPPSIAPTFLKFNFSWMMEHLSQFIVIVFSFLFVDMFDTIGTAIGVADKANLLDKDGNLPKAGCVLTSDAIGTVAGSIMGTSTITSFVESSSGVAEGGRTGLTALTSGVLFIAALFLSPVFLAIPSFATAPALIMVGFFMASSIRKMDFESDVADAIGGYLAFLMMPLTYSVATGIMFAMLSWFIIKFCTGQIRKIHPVMYIVCALFIIRIMIQIL; this is encoded by the coding sequence ATGGAAAAACTTTTTAAACTGAAGGAACACAATACCACCGTCCGCACTGAAGTCACAGCCGGTATCACCACATTCCTGACCATGGCATACATCCTCGCCGTCAATCCAAACCTTCTGGGAGCCTCCGGTATGGATTCCGGAGCAGTCTTTACAGCAACAGCCCTGGCCTCTGCTCTGGCGACCTGCATTATGGCTTTATGGGCTAACTACCCCCTGGTTCTGTCAGCCAGTATGGGGCTGAATGCCTATTTCACCTATACGGTCTGCTTACAGGACCTGAAGGGAATCGAAGACCCCTGGCGTATAGCCCTGACCGCTGTGTTCATTGAAGGTGTTATTTTTATCATATTGTCTTTCTTCAGGCTGCGTGAGTCGATTGCCAACGCTATTCCAACCAACCTGAAACACGGTATTACCGCGGGTATTGGACTGTTTATCGCACTTATCGGTTTAAAAAGTTCGGGTGTCGTAGTGGCAAATGACGCTACCCTGGTGGATCTCGGACATTTTTCCAGCCCGCAGATGGTATTATGCATGGCTGGTGTTCTTATCATAGCCATTATGAACCACTTTCATATTAAGGCTTCTATCTTATGGGGCATTCTGATCACCTGGGGACTCGGTATCCTTGCTCAGCTGACCGGCTGGTATGCGGTCAACGCGGAGAATCCCTCTTTGCTTCCCACATTTACTGCCGCCTCTTTTGTTCCTCCGTCCATAGCGCCTACTTTTTTAAAATTTAACTTTTCCTGGATGATGGAACATCTCTCACAGTTTATCGTGATCGTTTTTTCATTTCTGTTTGTTGATATGTTTGATACCATTGGCACAGCGATCGGTGTGGCTGACAAAGCAAATCTGCTCGATAAAGACGGAAACCTGCCGAAAGCCGGGTGTGTGCTGACATCCGACGCGATCGGGACCGTTGCCGGCTCTATTATGGGTACCTCTACGATCACCAGCTTTGTTGAATCCAGCTCAGGTGTCGCGGAGGGCGGCAGAACAGGACTGACCGCTCTGACATCCGGAGTTTTGTTTATCGCCGCCTTATTTTTATCCCCGGTTTTTTTGGCAATTCCCTCTTTTGCTACAGCCCCTGCGCTTATCATGGTAGGGTTTTTCATGGCATCTTCCATTCGGAAAATGGATTTTGAAAGTGACGTCGCCGACGCAATCGGTGGATATCTGGCATTTTTGATGATGCCTCTCACCTATTCCGTAGCAACAGGCATCATGTTTGCGATGCTTTCATGGTTTATCATTAAGTTCTGTACAGGTCAGATTAGAAAGATTCACCCGGTAATGTATATTGTATGCGCGCTCTTTATTATCCGGATTATGATACAGATCCTGTAG
- a CDS encoding AraC family transcriptional regulator: MSILTNPKEAGVLPKSSRFYFAAPTLDGQECDMFYYLVWCGHFFCTHEYFYQRKSYPYCLLIYVESGLFHIKFRNCEFDAQAGDVVLLDCREEHCYSAHDDLEFYYIHFDGVNSHELCKYMLDRSGPLIRSQSNVLIRSLMVDTVSYYENNSYENPMDTSMRVYRFIQLLMAPKDHNSEDSNPILRTLQYIHRHVSKQPSLKELSEIAHLSPYYYSRLFKKETGLSPLEYCLNLRLSQAKILLATTDKPIKEIADELGYAHSASFTSVFTEKTGCSPRQYRKLMN, translated from the coding sequence ATGAGTATACTGACAAACCCAAAAGAAGCAGGTGTTCTTCCGAAATCCTCAAGATTTTACTTTGCCGCACCTACATTGGATGGACAGGAATGTGATATGTTCTATTATCTTGTGTGGTGCGGGCACTTTTTCTGCACCCATGAATACTTTTATCAGCGTAAATCCTATCCTTACTGCTTATTGATCTATGTCGAGTCCGGTCTGTTCCATATTAAATTTCGAAACTGTGAATTTGATGCTCAGGCCGGGGATGTTGTGCTGCTGGACTGTCGGGAAGAACATTGCTATTCTGCCCATGACGACCTGGAATTTTATTATATTCATTTCGACGGAGTCAATTCCCATGAACTGTGTAAGTATATGTTAGACAGATCCGGTCCTCTGATTCGATCTCAAAGCAATGTTTTGATACGCAGCCTTATGGTGGATACGGTATCCTATTATGAAAATAATAGCTATGAAAATCCGATGGACACTTCTATGCGGGTATACAGATTTATTCAGCTTCTCATGGCACCAAAGGATCATAATTCCGAGGACAGCAATCCCATCCTGAGAACACTGCAATACATTCACAGGCATGTTTCAAAGCAGCCTTCCCTGAAAGAATTGTCGGAGATTGCTCATTTGAGCCCTTATTACTATTCACGCCTCTTTAAAAAAGAGACCGGTCTGTCACCGCTTGAATACTGCCTCAATCTCCGTCTCAGTCAGGCAAAAATTTTACTTGCCACAACAGACAAACCCATAAAGGAAATTGCCGATGAATTGGGTTATGCCCACAGTGCCAGCTTTACCAGTGTTTTTACCGAAAAAACCGGCTGTTCACCCAGACAGTACCGTAAATTGATGAATTAA
- a CDS encoding TetR/AcrR family transcriptional regulator has translation MDNRENILQCALGLFYMKGYDAVGVQEIVDAAGITKPTLYYYFGSKRGLLENVLKVYCEVLNKNLDEAVQVQGKIPDLLFHVAKAYFDFAVRYRKCYLLMLALFYSGRENEGFKTVYPLIQNYYNRIVCIFDDASGQLGNMNGRQQQFAVGFIGIMDHYLMMRQQEFGEDEMMEITDEQIRSIVHQFMYGIYS, from the coding sequence ATGGATAATAGAGAAAATATTTTACAGTGTGCGCTCGGCCTTTTTTACATGAAGGGATATGATGCGGTGGGTGTTCAGGAGATTGTGGATGCTGCCGGTATAACGAAACCCACACTGTATTATTATTTTGGGAGTAAAAGGGGCCTGCTGGAAAATGTACTAAAGGTTTACTGTGAGGTGTTGAATAAAAATCTGGATGAGGCAGTTCAGGTTCAGGGCAAGATTCCGGACCTGTTGTTTCATGTGGCGAAGGCATATTTTGATTTTGCAGTGAGATACCGGAAGTGTTACCTGCTGATGCTGGCATTGTTTTATTCCGGCAGAGAAAATGAGGGATTTAAGACTGTCTATCCGTTGATACAGAACTATTACAACAGAATTGTCTGTATTTTCGATGATGCGTCCGGACAGCTGGGCAATATGAACGGGCGCCAGCAGCAGTTTGCTGTCGGGTTCATAGGGATTATGGATCACTATCTGATGATGCGTCAGCAGGAATTCGGCGAAGATGAGATGATGGAAATTACCGATGAACAGATAAGAAGCATCGTTCATCAGTTTATGTATGGTATTTACTCTTAG
- a CDS encoding diguanylate cyclase, producing MKSKNSSSKSKFRLSILCTLIFIISVGTLFVVYQRSLNTQFKHMETENLTAHALTQSQYISTLLADLQGRMSAAAKVLSSPAVNPEGKWATEYLEQLCETSEYSVRYVTAEECYDMAASPAALAEDINIYKKLISGESAISSIHYSTKLNDYYFALDHPVQKDGQTIGILRCIVRAELLLTPIPTSSFYENSAQCIVDSDGNILYGDFIQNWMGVNFLEALAEKNVSAASLDSLKPALKADFNTTVKLRINHTSYFCSSVSLGYSDWNLVQIYKTSAVDEVLQKILKNTIAVSLAVIFLTVLIAMLVFRVIIKQHKKIQLEEARYTALSNFTDTILFEYDVKSDQMELTPNATQLLALEKTTIENFMSHNFQALYSDDLLPLKKMMASCMNSTSQQSLEIRLLQKNGQWVWCECLVQPVAAEDTVVKLMGKLSDISSRKARELRLLKQTKTDPLTDLLNLDGIRSSVDQELAEKKNGFLFMMDIDNFKSVNDTYGHDIGDQILREVGSLLHQSFREYDPVGRIGGDEFIAFLGDTCSRDIACMKGELIIQRFSELKLDGIPRISISVGIAACPACGTSYDALYKAADKAMYEAKSRGKNQFYFYECE from the coding sequence ATGAAATCGAAAAATTCTTCATCCAAATCCAAATTCCGCCTCAGTATCCTGTGCACACTGATTTTTATCATTTCAGTCGGCACTCTTTTTGTTGTATATCAGCGTAGTCTGAATACCCAGTTTAAGCATATGGAGACAGAGAACCTCACTGCCCATGCACTCACCCAGAGCCAGTATATCAGCACTTTACTCGCAGATCTGCAGGGACGCATGAGTGCGGCGGCGAAAGTACTGAGCTCTCCTGCCGTAAATCCGGAAGGAAAGTGGGCAACAGAGTATCTGGAACAGCTCTGTGAAACTTCTGAGTATTCTGTACGGTATGTAACTGCTGAAGAATGTTATGATATGGCCGCGAGCCCCGCTGCTTTGGCGGAGGATATTAATATTTACAAAAAACTGATATCTGGTGAAAGCGCCATTTCCTCCATACATTACTCTACAAAGCTGAATGATTATTACTTCGCACTCGATCATCCTGTTCAGAAAGACGGACAGACGATCGGCATTCTGCGATGCATCGTCAGAGCAGAACTGCTTCTGACTCCCATACCGACATCTTCTTTCTATGAAAACTCAGCACAATGTATTGTGGACTCTGATGGAAATATTCTCTACGGTGACTTTATCCAAAACTGGATGGGCGTAAATTTCCTTGAGGCACTTGCAGAAAAAAATGTATCCGCTGCATCCCTCGACAGCCTTAAGCCTGCATTAAAAGCCGATTTTAACACCACCGTCAAGCTCAGGATTAATCATACAAGTTATTTCTGTTCCAGCGTCTCTTTGGGTTATAGCGACTGGAACCTGGTACAAATATACAAAACAAGTGCCGTCGATGAAGTATTGCAGAAAATCTTAAAGAATACCATTGCCGTCAGTTTAGCGGTCATATTTTTAACAGTACTGATTGCCATGCTTGTTTTTCGGGTAATTATTAAACAACATAAGAAAATCCAGCTTGAGGAGGCACGTTATACGGCATTATCCAACTTTACCGACACCATTCTGTTTGAATATGATGTAAAGTCTGACCAGATGGAGCTTACTCCCAATGCCACTCAGCTGCTTGCACTTGAAAAAACTACGATTGAAAATTTTATGAGCCACAACTTTCAGGCGCTTTATTCTGACGACCTCCTTCCGCTTAAGAAAATGATGGCATCCTGCATGAACAGTACCAGCCAACAGTCTCTGGAAATCCGTCTGCTGCAAAAAAACGGGCAGTGGGTATGGTGTGAATGTCTGGTGCAGCCGGTAGCTGCGGAGGACACGGTTGTGAAACTGATGGGAAAACTTTCTGACATCAGCAGCAGAAAGGCCAGAGAACTAAGACTGCTGAAACAGACCAAAACAGACCCTTTAACGGATCTGCTGAACCTCGACGGAATCCGGTCTTCTGTCGATCAAGAACTCGCAGAGAAGAAAAACGGCTTTTTATTTATGATGGATATTGATAACTTCAAATCTGTGAACGATACTTACGGTCACGACATCGGCGATCAGATTCTAAGGGAAGTGGGCAGTCTTCTGCATCAGTCATTCCGGGAATACGATCCTGTCGGACGGATTGGCGGAGATGAATTTATAGCCTTTCTGGGCGACACCTGCAGCAGAGATATCGCCTGTATGAAAGGAGAGCTGATTATTCAGCGTTTTTCTGAGCTTAAGCTTGACGGTATTCCCCGGATATCGATCAGTGTAGGAATTGCTGCCTGTCCTGCCTGCGGTACTTCTTATGATGCATTATATAAAGCGGCAGATAAAGCGATGTACGAAGCTAAGAGCCGCGGAAAGAATCAGTTTTATTTTTATGAGTGTGAATAG
- the metG gene encoding methionine--tRNA ligase has translation MKIRRKKMKNEKYYMTTAIAYTSGKPHIGNTYEIVLADSIARFKRQQGYDVFFQTGTDEHGQKIELKAEEAGITPKEFVDDVAGEIRRIWDLMNTSYDKFIRTTDEDHEAQVQKIFKKLYDQGDIYKGHYEGMYCTPCESFFTESQLVDGKCPDCGREVTPAKEEAYFFKMSKYADRLIEHINTHPEFIQPVSRKNEMMNNFLLPGLQDLCVSRTSFSWGIPVSFDPKHVTYVWLDALTNYITGIGYDCDGNSTELFNKNWPADLHLIGKDIIRFHTIYWPIFLMALDLPLPKQIFGHPWLLQGDGKMSKSKGNVLYADELVEFFGVDAVRYFVLHEMPFENDGVITWELMVERMNSELANTLGNLVNRTISMSNKYFGGVVTDTGVNEAVDDELKAVVQATRDKVANKMKELRVADSMTEIFTLFKRCNKYIDETMPWALAKEESQKDRLATVLYNLVESICIGTSLLESYMPETAEKIFGQLNAGRRSYDELDRFGLYPSGTKVTEKPEILFARLDIQEVLEKVEAKQAEEAQSKEPESPFIDIEPKAEISYDDFMKMQFQVGEIIACEEVPKSRKLLCSQVKIGSKVRQIVSGIKSDYKPEDMIGKKVMVLVNLKPAKLAGVMSEGMILCAEDEDGKLSLMVPEKDLPAGAEIC, from the coding sequence ATCAAGATCAGGAGGAAGAAAATGAAAAACGAAAAGTATTATATGACGACGGCGATTGCCTATACTTCTGGAAAACCGCATATTGGGAACACATATGAGATCGTGCTGGCGGACAGTATTGCAAGATTCAAAAGGCAGCAGGGATATGATGTGTTTTTTCAGACGGGAACGGATGAACACGGACAGAAGATTGAACTGAAGGCGGAGGAAGCCGGTATCACACCTAAAGAGTTCGTAGATGATGTTGCGGGAGAGATTCGAAGGATCTGGGATTTGATGAACACCTCCTATGATAAATTTATCAGAACTACAGATGAGGACCATGAGGCTCAGGTACAAAAGATCTTTAAAAAGCTTTATGATCAGGGAGATATCTATAAAGGGCATTATGAAGGAATGTATTGCACACCATGTGAGTCCTTTTTCACGGAATCTCAGCTGGTGGATGGAAAATGTCCGGACTGTGGGCGTGAAGTGACGCCGGCCAAAGAAGAAGCGTACTTCTTTAAGATGAGCAAATATGCTGACCGTCTGATTGAGCATATCAATACGCATCCGGAATTTATACAGCCGGTCTCCAGGAAAAATGAGATGATGAACAATTTCCTGCTTCCGGGGCTACAGGATCTGTGCGTTTCCAGGACTTCATTCAGCTGGGGTATCCCTGTAAGCTTTGATCCGAAGCATGTGACCTATGTGTGGCTGGATGCACTTACAAACTATATTACGGGAATCGGCTATGACTGTGATGGAAACAGCACAGAACTGTTTAACAAAAACTGGCCGGCGGATCTTCATCTGATCGGAAAAGATATTATCCGTTTCCATACCATTTACTGGCCGATCTTCCTGATGGCACTTGATCTTCCCCTGCCGAAACAGATTTTCGGGCATCCGTGGCTGCTTCAGGGAGACGGAAAGATGAGTAAATCAAAAGGTAACGTGCTGTATGCAGATGAACTGGTAGAATTTTTTGGAGTTGACGCCGTACGCTATTTCGTACTGCATGAGATGCCGTTTGAAAATGATGGTGTGATCACCTGGGAGCTGATGGTTGAGCGCATGAATTCTGAACTTGCCAATACTCTGGGCAATCTCGTAAACCGCACAATTTCCATGTCAAACAAGTATTTTGGCGGTGTTGTCACGGATACCGGGGTAAATGAAGCAGTGGATGATGAGCTGAAGGCTGTGGTACAGGCAACAAGAGATAAAGTAGCGAATAAAATGAAAGAACTCCGTGTGGCAGATTCCATGACGGAAATTTTCACCCTGTTTAAGCGTTGTAACAAATATATTGATGAAACCATGCCATGGGCACTCGCAAAAGAAGAGAGCCAAAAAGACCGGCTTGCAACAGTTCTTTATAATCTGGTAGAAAGTATCTGCATAGGTACCTCACTGCTGGAATCCTATATGCCGGAAACTGCAGAGAAGATTTTTGGTCAGCTGAACGCAGGCAGAAGATCTTATGATGAATTAGACCGGTTTGGATTGTATCCGTCCGGCACCAAAGTCACGGAAAAACCGGAGATTCTGTTTGCACGTCTTGACATTCAGGAAGTTCTGGAAAAGGTAGAAGCAAAGCAGGCTGAGGAAGCTCAGAGTAAAGAGCCCGAAAGCCCATTTATTGATATCGAACCGAAGGCAGAAATTTCTTATGATGACTTCATGAAAATGCAGTTCCAGGTGGGTGAGATCATAGCGTGTGAGGAAGTACCGAAGTCCAGAAAACTTCTCTGCTCCCAGGTGAAGATCGGAAGTAAGGTGCGTCAGATCGTATCCGGTATCAAATCGGACTATAAACCGGAGGATATGATCGGCAAGAAGGTCATGGTACTCGTTAACTTAAAACCTGCAAAGCTGGCAGGCGTGATGTCCGAGGGGATGATTCTGTGTGCGGAAGATGAAGATGGAAAGCTGTCCCTCATGGTGCCTGAGAAGGATCTGCCGGCAGGGGCAGAGATCTGTTAA
- a CDS encoding NADH peroxidase has translation MKKFVCSVCGYVHEGDAAPEKCPQCGVPAEKFTEQSEGMSWAAEHVVGVAQGVSEDIIEDLRANFNGECSEVGMYLAMARVAHREGYPEIGLYWEKAAYEEAEHAAKFAELLGEVVTDSTKKNLEMRVAAENGATAGKFDLAKRAKAANLDAIHDTVHEMARDEARHGKAFEGLLKRYFG, from the coding sequence ATGAAAAAATTCGTATGCAGCGTATGTGGTTATGTTCATGAGGGAGATGCAGCACCAGAAAAATGTCCACAGTGTGGAGTACCAGCTGAAAAATTCACAGAGCAGTCCGAGGGAATGTCATGGGCAGCAGAACATGTTGTAGGTGTAGCTCAGGGCGTAAGCGAAGATATCATAGAAGATTTAAGAGCAAACTTCAACGGAGAGTGTTCAGAAGTAGGTATGTACCTTGCAATGGCAAGAGTTGCCCACAGAGAAGGATATCCGGAAATCGGCCTCTACTGGGAAAAAGCTGCTTATGAAGAAGCAGAACATGCTGCGAAATTTGCTGAATTACTCGGTGAAGTCGTAACAGACAGCACAAAGAAAAACCTGGAGATGAGAGTTGCTGCAGAAAACGGCGCCACAGCAGGAAAATTCGATCTTGCAAAACGTGCTAAAGCTGCTAACCTGGATGCGATCCATGATACAGTTCATGAGATGGCAAGAGATGAAGCTCGTCACGGAAAAGCATTTGAAGGCCTGTTAAAAAGATACTTTGGTTAA
- a CDS encoding transcriptional repressor, with product MGALKYSRQRESIKEFLASRKDHPSADTVYENIRQIYPNVSLGTIYRNLALLESIGEIMRITTGDGADRYDGNIKPHHHFICTRCHSVIDLDMENIDYIKEAASKNFNGSIDNYIAHFYGICENCTASSNDML from the coding sequence ATGGGAGCTTTAAAATATAGTCGCCAGCGCGAATCCATTAAAGAGTTTTTAGCCTCCCGTAAAGATCACCCCAGTGCGGATACCGTTTACGAGAATATCCGGCAGATTTACCCTAATGTAAGTCTGGGTACTATTTATCGTAACCTGGCCTTACTTGAAAGTATCGGGGAAATCATGAGAATTACGACAGGAGACGGAGCAGACCGATATGACGGCAACATAAAGCCGCATCATCATTTCATCTGCACCAGATGTCACAGTGTCATTGATCTGGATATGGAAAACATCGATTACATCAAAGAAGCGGCATCAAAAAATTTTAATGGCAGCATCGATAATTATATCGCACATTTCTATGGTATCTGTGAAAATTGTACCGCATCATCCAACGATATGTTATAA
- a CDS encoding TatD family hydrolase — translation MIFESHAHYDDEAFDADREELLGMMRDHGVEYIVNASASVRGLYATVKLMEQYPFIYGAVGLHPDEVGDMTDELMEEIRMLCRHGKTAAVGEIGLDYYWDKEKHELQKKWFEAQMELAREEKLPLIVHSREASADTLDMVKALRGGEIGGVIHCFSYSKETAREYLDMGLYLGIGGVITFKNAKKLKEVVEYAPLSSLLLETDCPYLAPVPYRGKRNHSLYLTYVAQAIARLKGISYEEVVSVTSENAKQLFTRVK, via the coding sequence ATGATATTTGAGAGTCACGCGCATTATGATGATGAGGCATTTGATGCGGACAGAGAAGAACTGCTTGGTATGATGAGGGATCATGGGGTTGAATACATTGTTAACGCATCCGCAAGCGTACGGGGACTTTATGCAACCGTGAAGCTGATGGAACAGTATCCATTTATCTACGGGGCGGTGGGACTGCACCCCGATGAAGTTGGGGACATGACGGATGAACTGATGGAAGAGATCCGTATGCTGTGCCGCCATGGGAAGACGGCTGCGGTTGGGGAAATCGGCCTTGACTATTATTGGGATAAGGAAAAACATGAACTCCAGAAGAAGTGGTTTGAAGCCCAGATGGAGCTTGCAAGGGAAGAAAAGCTGCCGCTTATCGTGCACAGCAGGGAAGCCTCCGCAGATACGCTTGATATGGTCAAAGCGCTGCGCGGTGGAGAAATCGGGGGTGTTATCCACTGTTTTTCTTATTCAAAAGAAACTGCACGGGAATATCTGGATATGGGGCTTTATCTTGGCATTGGAGGCGTTATCACATTTAAAAATGCGAAAAAGCTGAAAGAAGTGGTGGAATATGCGCCGCTCTCGTCATTGCTTCTTGAGACGGACTGTCCGTATCTGGCACCTGTGCCGTATCGGGGAAAACGGAATCATTCGTTATATCTGACCTATGTCGCACAGGCGATTGCCCGGCTGAAGGGAATATCGTATGAAGAGGTGGTATCTGTCACCAGTGAAAATGCAAAACAACTTTTTACCAGGGTAAAATGA